One genomic segment of Mycolicibacterium psychrotolerans includes these proteins:
- a CDS encoding LLM class flavin-dependent oxidoreductase, translating into MPSAKFFWFLPTNGDSRSIVGASHASAHHTVPAGYRAPSRRYLAEVARAADRLGYEGVLTPTGTWCEDAWLTASALLAETERLKFLVAFRPGLVPPTLAAQQTATLQRYSEGRVLLNIVSGGDDLEQRRFGDWLDHDQRYARTGEFLHIVNAIWRQQSLDYKGSHYEVADARVSAPPDPLPQIYFGGSSPAALPIAAEYVDVYLTWGEPPQAAAAKIAQVRELAGQRGRRVRFGIRLHTISRDTSEAAWAVADELLAQLNPDQIAKATALHARSESEGQRRMTALHGGRIDQLEIYPNLWAGVGLVRGGAGTALVGSHEEVANLILEYHSLGFDEFILSGYPHLEEAYWFAEGVLPILRRKGVA; encoded by the coding sequence ATGCCTTCCGCGAAATTCTTCTGGTTCCTGCCCACCAACGGTGACAGTCGTTCCATCGTCGGGGCCTCACACGCGTCGGCGCACCACACCGTGCCCGCCGGCTACCGGGCACCCAGCCGGCGCTACCTCGCCGAGGTGGCGCGGGCCGCCGACCGGCTCGGCTACGAAGGCGTGCTGACCCCGACCGGCACCTGGTGCGAAGACGCCTGGCTCACCGCGTCGGCACTGCTCGCCGAGACCGAACGCCTGAAGTTCCTCGTCGCGTTCCGCCCCGGCCTGGTGCCGCCCACGCTGGCCGCCCAGCAGACGGCCACGCTGCAGCGCTACTCCGAGGGCCGGGTGCTGCTCAACATCGTCAGCGGTGGAGACGATCTGGAGCAGCGCCGCTTCGGGGACTGGCTCGACCACGACCAGCGCTACGCGCGTACCGGGGAGTTCCTGCACATCGTGAACGCGATCTGGCGGCAGCAGTCGCTGGACTACAAGGGCTCCCATTACGAGGTGGCTGACGCGCGGGTATCGGCGCCACCGGATCCGTTGCCGCAGATCTACTTCGGCGGCTCATCGCCTGCGGCGCTGCCCATTGCCGCCGAATACGTCGACGTCTACCTCACCTGGGGTGAACCGCCGCAGGCCGCGGCGGCCAAGATCGCGCAGGTGCGCGAGCTGGCCGGGCAGCGGGGGCGCCGCGTGCGCTTCGGCATCAGGCTGCACACCATCAGCCGCGACACCTCCGAGGCGGCGTGGGCGGTCGCCGACGAACTGCTCGCGCAACTGAACCCCGATCAGATCGCGAAGGCCACGGCGCTGCACGCGAGGTCCGAATCCGAGGGGCAGCGCCGGATGACCGCACTGCACGGCGGCCGGATCGACCAGCTCGAGATCTACCCGAACCTGTGGGCGGGCGTCGGTCTGGTGCGCGGCGGCGCGGGCACGGCGCTGGTGGGATCCCACGAGGAGGTGGCCAACCTGATCCTCGAGTACCACTCTCTCGGTTTCGACGAGTTCATCCTGTCGGGCTACCCGCACCTGGAGGAGGCGTACTGGTTCGCCGAGGGCGTGCTGCCGATCCTCAGGCGCAAAGGGGTCGCCTGA
- a CDS encoding ABC transporter ATP-binding protein, which yields MTLTSDASTSVTGARADSAGELRGVDKWYGAHHVLTDLSVRIGRGEIAALIGRSGSGKSTVLRVLAGLSNDHTGERVVAGAPAVAFQEPRLFPWRDVRTNVAYGLTRTGLAKAEALARAEQALADVGLADRAEAWPSTLSGGLAQRVSLARALVAEPQLLLLDEPFGALDALTRLSMRALLLDLWREHGFGVLLVTHDVDEAVALADRVLVLEDGAIAHTLEIPDPRRAPGQGHTDRYRAELLDTLGVQS from the coding sequence ATGACCCTCACCTCAGACGCGTCCACCTCCGTGACGGGTGCCCGTGCCGACAGTGCAGGCGAGCTGCGCGGGGTCGACAAGTGGTACGGCGCCCACCATGTGCTGACGGACCTCTCGGTGCGGATCGGGCGCGGCGAGATCGCCGCCCTGATCGGCCGCAGCGGCTCGGGCAAGTCGACCGTGCTGCGGGTGCTCGCCGGCCTGTCGAACGACCACACCGGCGAACGTGTGGTGGCCGGCGCGCCTGCAGTCGCCTTCCAGGAACCCCGGTTGTTCCCGTGGCGCGACGTGCGCACCAACGTCGCCTACGGACTGACCCGCACCGGGCTGGCGAAGGCAGAGGCGCTGGCCCGCGCCGAGCAGGCCCTGGCCGACGTGGGCCTGGCCGATCGTGCCGAGGCGTGGCCGTCGACGTTGTCAGGCGGTCTGGCGCAACGGGTTTCGTTGGCCCGAGCCCTGGTGGCCGAACCGCAGCTGCTGCTCCTCGACGAACCGTTCGGTGCGCTGGACGCGCTGACCCGGCTCTCGATGCGGGCCCTGCTGCTCGACCTGTGGCGCGAACACGGCTTCGGTGTGCTGCTGGTGACTCACGACGTCGACGAGGCGGTCGCGCTCGCCGATCGGGTCCTCGTGCTGGAGGACGGAGCGATCGCGCACACCCTCGAGATCCCGGACCCCCGGCGCGCTCCCGGCCAGGGCCACACCGACCGCTACCGCGCCGAGCTACTCGACACGCTCGGCGTGCAGTCCTGA
- a CDS encoding HNH endonuclease yields the protein MFAHVFDIDAEASEAALREEVERLERLKSAAAAAQARVTALWAAKRHAAEDAAGVPARKRGRGLASEIALARHDAPVCGNTHLGMANALVHEMPHTMAALEAGVLSEYRATLIVKQSACLTVEDRRALDAELCADPDALVGLGNARIEAAAAAIAARLDAAAVVERKNRAAQSAGAWTRCAPNGMVYLTFLMPLSQGIGVYAALKREADTTGDGRPRGQVMTDTLYERVTGRPAERPVPIALNLVLADTTLFGEDDSPGWVQGYGPVPAVVVRDLVSDAVTDETAKATLRRLYRHPSSGQLVAMESKARIFPKGLAAFIGLRDQTCRTPYCNAPIRHHDHATPARKGGKTSGGNGLGACQQCNLAKEAPGWTVRTHDTDGRHTAEWTTPTEATYHSTAPPVPGPARRRSVIEGRLSIMLAHPHAA from the coding sequence GTTCGCACATGTGTTCGATATCGATGCGGAGGCCTCGGAGGCCGCGTTGCGCGAGGAGGTCGAGCGGCTGGAACGGCTGAAGTCGGCGGCTGCGGCCGCTCAGGCGCGGGTGACGGCGTTGTGGGCGGCCAAGCGGCACGCCGCCGAGGACGCCGCCGGGGTACCGGCGCGTAAACGGGGCCGTGGGCTGGCGTCAGAGATCGCGCTGGCCCGCCACGACGCACCGGTGTGCGGCAACACCCACCTCGGGATGGCCAACGCGCTGGTCCACGAGATGCCGCACACGATGGCCGCCCTCGAGGCGGGGGTGCTCTCCGAGTACCGGGCCACCCTGATCGTCAAACAGTCCGCCTGCCTGACCGTGGAAGACCGACGGGCTCTTGATGCTGAACTCTGCGCCGACCCCGACGCTCTGGTGGGGTTGGGGAATGCGCGGATCGAGGCGGCCGCGGCGGCGATCGCGGCCCGCCTGGATGCCGCCGCGGTGGTGGAGCGCAAGAACCGGGCCGCCCAGAGCGCCGGGGCCTGGACCCGCTGCGCCCCCAACGGGATGGTGTACCTGACCTTCCTGATGCCGCTGTCTCAGGGCATCGGCGTCTACGCCGCGCTCAAGCGAGAAGCCGACACCACCGGCGACGGCCGCCCGCGGGGACAGGTGATGACCGACACCCTCTACGAACGCGTCACCGGACGTCCGGCCGAGAGGCCCGTCCCGATCGCGCTCAATCTCGTGCTGGCCGACACCACGCTGTTCGGGGAGGACGACAGCCCCGGCTGGGTCCAGGGCTACGGCCCCGTCCCGGCGGTGGTGGTGCGCGACCTGGTCTCCGACGCCGTCACCGACGAGACCGCGAAGGCCACGCTGCGGCGGCTCTACCGGCACCCCTCCAGCGGGCAACTGGTGGCGATGGAGAGCAAAGCGCGGATCTTCCCGAAAGGGTTGGCGGCGTTCATCGGACTGCGCGATCAGACCTGCCGCACCCCGTACTGCAACGCCCCGATCCGCCACCACGACCACGCCACCCCGGCTCGCAAGGGCGGGAAGACCAGCGGGGGCAACGGGTTGGGCGCCTGCCAGCAGTGCAATCTGGCCAAAGAAGCCCCCGGCTGGACCGTCCGAACCCACGACACCGACGGCCGGCACACCGCCGAATGGACAACCCCCACCGAGGCGACCTACCACTCCACCGCACCACCAGTACCCGGACCCGCGCGAAGACGCAGCGTGATCGAAGGCAGGCTGAGCATCATGCTCGCCCACCCCCACGCCGCCTGA
- the rbpA gene encoding RNA polymerase-binding protein RbpA, translating to MADRVLRGSRLGAVSYETDRNHDLAPRQVARYRTDNGEEFDVPFADDAEIPGTWLCRNGMEGTLIEGDVPEPKKVKPPRTHWDMLLERRSVEELEELLKERLEIIKTRRRG from the coding sequence ATGGCTGATCGTGTCTTGAGGGGCAGCCGCCTCGGAGCCGTGAGCTACGAGACCGACCGCAACCACGACTTGGCTCCGCGGCAGGTCGCCCGCTACCGCACCGACAACGGCGAGGAATTCGACGTCCCGTTCGCCGACGACGCCGAGATCCCCGGCACCTGGCTGTGCCGCAACGGCATGGAGGGCACCCTGATCGAGGGTGACGTTCCCGAGCCCAAGAAGGTCAAGCCCCCGCGTACCCACTGGGACATGCTGCTGGAGCGACGTTCGGTGGAGGAGCTCGAGGAACTGCTCAAGGAGCGCCTCGAGATCATCAAGACCCGCCGCCGCGGATAG
- a CDS encoding PPOX class F420-dependent oxidoreductase, protein MPVTFAEVAKSEYISLTTFTKDGRPKPTAIWAAPAGDRLIAITQEKSWKVKRIRNTSRVTIAPCDRAGKPKGEAVEATARILDKSANAATYDALGRRYGLLGKAFNFVSKLRGGMDKNVTIELTAAG, encoded by the coding sequence ATGCCCGTGACGTTCGCCGAGGTCGCCAAGTCCGAGTACATCTCGCTCACCACGTTCACCAAGGACGGCCGGCCGAAGCCGACCGCGATCTGGGCGGCGCCGGCGGGGGACCGGTTGATCGCGATCACCCAGGAGAAGTCGTGGAAGGTCAAGCGGATCCGCAACACGTCGAGGGTGACGATCGCCCCGTGCGACCGCGCCGGCAAGCCGAAGGGCGAGGCGGTCGAGGCCACCGCGCGGATCCTGGACAAGTCGGCGAACGCGGCAACCTACGACGCGCTCGGCAGGCGTTACGGCCTGCTCGGTAAGGCGTTCAACTTCGTCTCCAAGCTGCGCGGCGGTATGGACAAGAACGTCACGATCGAGCTGACGGCGGCCGGCTGA
- the lnt gene encoding apolipoprotein N-acyltransferase, with protein MAEARSRLRRFGQAVVDRLPQLSVAIVAGLALCASFPPFGWWFTAILAFAALGWLLTRPSTTAAGGFGYGLVFGLTFYVPLLPWISGLVGAVPWLALSLVEALFPALFGLTAVLVRRTPGWPLWFAGLWSGQEWLKSTVPFGGFPWGVVGYSQTRGPALPLAYFGGAPLLSFATVLLGFSVAALTYEVIRWWRSDAAARAAAPPAVVLPGLCISLVLLTAALAWPHVRKSGAGAGDEPPVTVAAVQGNVPRLGLEFNAQRRAVLDNHVRETLRLADDVRAGRAPQPMFVIWPENSSDIDPLANADAGQEISRAAAAIRAPILVGGVLAAPGYGRDNPVSTNSVIVWNPETGPADRHDKQIIQPFGEYLPWRSFFSKLSPYAERAGYFVPGQGDGVVRAAGVPVGVTTCWEVIFDRAAREAVRSGAQVLAVPSNNATFDEAMSEQQLDFARLRAVEHDRYVVVAGTVGISAVISPDGRELARTAFFEPAYLDQQIRLRTALTPATRFGPYVEALLISIGVAGILAAMLHNGLFVPARIRGRRSTTDNGKGAT; from the coding sequence ATGGCTGAAGCTCGGTCGCGGCTGCGCCGGTTCGGCCAGGCCGTCGTGGACCGGTTACCTCAGCTCAGCGTCGCCATCGTGGCCGGTCTGGCGCTGTGCGCGAGCTTCCCGCCCTTCGGATGGTGGTTCACCGCGATCCTGGCGTTCGCGGCGCTGGGCTGGCTGCTCACCCGACCGTCGACGACGGCGGCCGGCGGGTTCGGGTACGGACTGGTGTTCGGCCTGACCTTCTACGTCCCCCTGCTGCCCTGGATAAGCGGCCTGGTGGGCGCGGTTCCGTGGCTCGCGCTCAGCCTCGTCGAGGCGCTCTTCCCGGCCCTGTTCGGGCTCACCGCGGTCCTGGTCCGCAGAACCCCGGGCTGGCCGTTGTGGTTCGCCGGACTGTGGTCGGGGCAGGAGTGGCTGAAGTCCACGGTGCCGTTCGGCGGCTTCCCCTGGGGCGTCGTCGGCTACTCCCAGACCCGCGGCCCGGCTCTGCCGCTGGCCTACTTCGGCGGTGCCCCGCTGCTGTCGTTCGCGACCGTTCTTCTCGGGTTCAGCGTGGCGGCGCTGACGTACGAGGTGATCCGCTGGTGGCGCAGCGACGCAGCGGCCCGCGCGGCCGCGCCTCCTGCCGTCGTGCTGCCCGGGCTGTGCATCAGCCTGGTCCTGCTGACGGCCGCGCTGGCCTGGCCGCACGTCCGCAAGTCCGGCGCAGGCGCCGGCGACGAACCACCCGTCACGGTCGCGGCCGTACAGGGCAACGTTCCGCGCCTGGGCCTGGAGTTCAACGCCCAGCGCCGCGCGGTCCTGGACAACCACGTCCGCGAGACGCTTCGGCTGGCAGACGACGTGCGGGCCGGCCGCGCACCCCAGCCCATGTTCGTGATCTGGCCGGAGAACTCGTCGGACATCGATCCGCTGGCCAATGCCGACGCGGGCCAGGAGATCTCCAGGGCCGCCGCGGCCATCCGCGCGCCGATCCTCGTCGGCGGTGTGCTGGCCGCCCCCGGTTACGGCCGCGACAACCCCGTGTCCACGAACTCGGTCATCGTCTGGAACCCAGAGACCGGCCCGGCCGATCGCCACGACAAGCAGATCATCCAGCCGTTCGGCGAATACCTGCCGTGGCGGAGTTTCTTCAGCAAGCTCTCGCCCTACGCCGAGCGCGCCGGGTATTTCGTGCCCGGTCAGGGCGACGGGGTCGTGCGGGCGGCCGGCGTGCCCGTCGGTGTGACGACGTGCTGGGAGGTGATCTTCGACCGGGCAGCCCGCGAAGCGGTGCGCAGCGGCGCGCAGGTGCTGGCGGTGCCGAGCAACAACGCGACCTTCGACGAGGCGATGAGCGAGCAGCAGTTGGACTTCGCCCGGTTGCGCGCCGTCGAACACGACCGCTACGTCGTCGTCGCGGGCACCGTCGGCATCAGCGCGGTGATCTCCCCGGACGGCCGGGAGCTGGCGCGGACCGCGTTCTTCGAGCCCGCCTACCTCGATCAACAGATCCGGCTGCGGACCGCGCTGACCCCGGCGACGCGGTTCGGTCCGTACGTCGAGGCGCTGCTGATCAGCATCGGTGTTGCGGGGATCCTGGCAGCCATGCTGCACAATGGTCTCTTCGTGCCAGCAAGAATCAGGGGTCGGCGATCGACGACCGACAACGGCAAAGGAGCCACATGA
- a CDS encoding FxsA family protein, with product MAMRLFALYAVVELAVLVALASTIGFGWTLLLFAATFLVGLALAGSQVRRHIRRLRSGLTVTDAAGAVTDSALVALGTVLVVIPGLATSVLGALLLLPPTRAVARPVVAAMAARRAPLIIGVSTVGGAAGRYATRPGRPDYIDGEVIDVVDAAAEPPNAEPRRLPE from the coding sequence ATGGCGATGAGGCTGTTCGCACTGTATGCGGTGGTCGAGCTGGCGGTTCTGGTGGCGCTGGCCTCGACGATCGGCTTCGGCTGGACCCTGCTGCTGTTCGCGGCCACGTTCCTGGTCGGTCTCGCGCTGGCCGGCTCACAGGTGCGTCGCCACATCCGGCGCCTACGCTCCGGGCTGACCGTCACCGACGCTGCCGGCGCCGTGACCGACAGTGCGCTCGTGGCGCTCGGTACGGTGCTCGTCGTGATCCCCGGCCTGGCCACCTCCGTCCTCGGCGCGCTGCTCCTGTTGCCGCCGACCCGCGCCGTCGCACGTCCCGTCGTCGCCGCGATGGCCGCGCGGCGCGCCCCGCTGATCATCGGTGTCAGCACCGTGGGCGGCGCCGCGGGCCGCTACGCCACCCGCCCGGGGCGCCCCGACTACATCGACGGCGAGGTCATCGACGTGGTGGACGCCGCGGCAGAGCCGCCGAACGCCGAACCGCGCCGCCTGCCGGAGTGA
- a CDS encoding amidohydrolase, translating to MPDATAIAVRDGVVAWLGSDDVGRAQFPDAEVTDLDGCFVAPAFVDSHVHVTATGLALTGLDLRHATSRRHCLEMLGQYARAHPDGVLWAHGWDESAWPEAEPPSTSDVDAAVGTGRMAYMARIDVHSALASTALQRSAGVHGEAPLTADEHHRVRRIAREHLTAAQRTDARRAALDDAAARGIVAVHECAGPDIGGLDDWRELRDLRHGVEVIGYWGQQVSTAAQARELIAETGAHGLAGDLFVDGALGSRTAWLHEPYADIPPDCPAPTGNAYLDVDAITAHLAACTDAGITAGFHVIGDAAVSAVVTALDTVVERAGSVAVARCVHRLEHLEMVTSEQAAKLGGWGVIASVQPAFDAVWGGADGMYAQRLGASRAARMNDFALLASQGVPLAFGSDAPVTDMNPWAAVRAATTHHTPGSAVSARAAFAAATRGAWRAGGVRDGVTGTLVPGAPASYAVWEADELDVTAPADAVQRWSTDPRSRVPLLPRLDGPLPRCRQTVHRGAVLHG from the coding sequence ATGCCCGATGCCACCGCCATCGCGGTGCGCGACGGGGTGGTGGCGTGGCTGGGCAGCGACGACGTCGGCCGCGCGCAGTTCCCCGACGCCGAGGTCACCGACCTCGACGGGTGCTTCGTCGCCCCCGCCTTCGTCGACAGCCACGTCCACGTCACCGCCACCGGCCTGGCCCTGACCGGGCTGGATCTGCGGCACGCCACCTCGCGCCGGCACTGCCTCGAGATGCTCGGGCAGTACGCCCGCGCCCATCCCGACGGTGTGCTGTGGGCGCACGGGTGGGACGAGTCGGCCTGGCCGGAGGCCGAGCCGCCGAGCACCTCCGACGTCGACGCGGCGGTCGGGACGGGACGGATGGCATATATGGCCCGGATCGACGTGCACTCGGCGCTCGCGTCGACCGCGCTGCAGCGCAGCGCCGGTGTCCACGGCGAGGCGCCGCTGACCGCCGACGAGCACCACCGGGTCCGGCGGATCGCCCGCGAGCACCTCACGGCCGCGCAGCGCACCGATGCGCGCCGGGCCGCGCTGGACGACGCGGCGGCGCGCGGCATCGTCGCGGTCCACGAATGCGCGGGACCCGACATCGGGGGTCTGGACGACTGGCGTGAGCTGCGCGACCTGCGGCACGGCGTCGAGGTGATCGGCTACTGGGGACAGCAGGTCAGCACCGCGGCGCAGGCCCGCGAGCTGATCGCCGAGACCGGTGCGCACGGGCTGGCGGGCGACCTGTTCGTCGACGGGGCGCTGGGATCCCGCACGGCATGGCTGCACGAGCCCTACGCCGACATCCCGCCCGACTGCCCGGCGCCGACCGGCAACGCCTACCTCGACGTCGACGCGATCACCGCGCACCTGGCGGCCTGCACCGACGCCGGGATCACGGCCGGCTTCCACGTCATCGGCGACGCGGCGGTGTCGGCGGTCGTGACCGCGCTGGACACGGTCGTCGAGCGCGCCGGCAGTGTGGCCGTCGCGCGCTGCGTACACCGGCTCGAACACCTCGAGATGGTCACCTCCGAGCAGGCCGCCAAGCTCGGCGGCTGGGGGGTGATCGCGAGCGTGCAACCCGCCTTCGACGCCGTCTGGGGCGGCGCAGACGGGATGTACGCCCAGCGCCTTGGTGCGTCCCGCGCGGCCCGGATGAACGATTTCGCGCTGTTAGCATCCCAAGGCGTGCCACTCGCCTTCGGTTCCGATGCGCCGGTGACCGACATGAACCCCTGGGCCGCCGTGCGGGCGGCGACGACGCATCACACCCCCGGAAGCGCGGTGTCCGCGCGCGCGGCGTTCGCGGCCGCCACTCGCGGCGCGTGGCGCGCAGGCGGAGTCCGCGACGGGGTGACCGGCACGCTCGTGCCCGGTGCGCCGGCGTCGTACGCCGTCTGGGAGGCCGACGAGCTCGACGTCACCGCGCCGGCCGACGCGGTGCAACGCTGGTCCACCGATCCGCGGTCGCGGGTGCCGCTGCTGCCACGGCTGGACGGTCCGCTGCCGCGGTGCCGGCAGACCGTGCACCGGGGCGCGGTCCTCCATGGCTGA
- a CDS encoding polyprenol monophosphomannose synthase encodes MSVPGGPGGHEAVEKPSARTLVIIPTYNERDNLLKIVGRVNDAAPAVHVLIVDDGSPDGTGRLADELALADPDRIHVMHRSSKDGLGAAYLAGFAWGLSRQYTVLVEMDADGSHAPEQLYRLLDAIDAGADLVIGSRYVDGGEVRNWPRRRLVLSRTANGYSRILLGVDIHDITAGYRAYRREVLEKIDLAAVDSKGYGFQVDLTWRSINAGFTVMEVPITFTERVHGVSKMDGSTIREAIVKVAQWGLRARLDRARGTAR; translated from the coding sequence ATGAGCGTCCCCGGTGGCCCCGGTGGCCACGAAGCCGTGGAGAAGCCCAGCGCGCGGACTCTGGTCATCATCCCCACCTACAACGAGCGCGACAATCTGCTCAAGATCGTCGGCCGCGTGAACGACGCGGCGCCTGCGGTGCACGTGCTGATCGTCGACGACGGCAGCCCCGACGGCACCGGCCGACTGGCCGATGAGCTCGCGCTGGCCGACCCCGACCGGATCCACGTCATGCACCGCAGCTCCAAGGACGGGCTCGGGGCGGCCTACCTCGCCGGATTCGCGTGGGGTCTGAGCCGTCAGTACACGGTGCTGGTGGAGATGGACGCCGACGGTAGCCACGCGCCCGAGCAGCTGTATCGGCTGCTCGACGCGATCGACGCCGGCGCGGACCTGGTGATCGGCTCGCGCTACGTCGACGGCGGCGAGGTGCGCAACTGGCCGCGGCGCCGGCTGGTGCTGTCCAGAACCGCGAACGGATATTCGCGGATCCTGCTCGGCGTCGACATCCACGACATCACCGCGGGCTACCGCGCCTACCGCCGCGAGGTGCTCGAGAAGATCGACCTCGCGGCCGTGGACTCGAAGGGTTACGGCTTCCAGGTCGATCTGACGTGGCGATCGATCAACGCCGGCTTCACCGTCATGGAGGTTCCGATCACGTTCACCGAACGCGTGCACGGCGTCTCGAAGATGGACGGCTCGACCATCCGCGAGGCGATCGTCAAGGTCGCCCAGTGGGGGTTGCGCGCCCGGCTGGATCGGGCGCGCGGCACCGCGCGCTGA
- a CDS encoding ABC transporter permease has translation MLIRLASPFALLALWQIGSALRLIPQDVLPAPSLIAEAGVELIRTGQLADALAVSGVRVVEGLLLGGVVGIALGIAVGLSRWFEVTIDPPMQMVRALPHLGLIPLFIVWFGIGELPKVLLVALGVSFPLYLNTFSAIRQVDPKLFETAQVLGFSFWQKLRTIIVPSAAPQVLVGLRQSLAIAWLTLIVAEQINADKGIGFLIMNARDFLRIDIIIFGLIIYALLGIGTDAVVRGLEKRASRYRA, from the coding sequence ATGCTCATCCGGCTCGCCTCCCCGTTCGCGCTGCTGGCGCTGTGGCAGATCGGCAGCGCGCTGCGCCTCATCCCGCAGGACGTGCTGCCCGCCCCCTCACTGATCGCCGAAGCCGGGGTCGAGCTGATCAGGACCGGCCAGCTCGCTGATGCCCTTGCCGTATCGGGCGTCCGGGTCGTCGAAGGCCTGCTGCTCGGCGGCGTGGTCGGCATCGCGCTCGGCATCGCGGTGGGCCTGTCGAGGTGGTTCGAGGTCACCATCGATCCACCGATGCAGATGGTGCGCGCGCTGCCGCACCTCGGCCTGATCCCGCTGTTCATCGTGTGGTTCGGCATAGGCGAGTTGCCCAAGGTGCTGCTCGTCGCGCTCGGGGTCAGCTTCCCGCTGTACCTCAACACGTTCTCGGCCATCCGCCAGGTGGACCCCAAACTGTTCGAGACCGCGCAGGTGCTCGGTTTCTCGTTCTGGCAGAAGCTGCGCACGATCATCGTGCCCAGTGCGGCGCCGCAGGTGCTCGTCGGCCTGCGGCAGTCCCTGGCGATCGCGTGGCTGACGTTGATCGTGGCCGAACAGATCAACGCGGACAAAGGAATCGGATTCCTCATCATGAACGCCCGCGACTTCCTGCGGATCGACATCATCATCTTCGGTCTGATCATCTACGCGCTGCTGGGCATCGGCACCGACGCCGTGGTCCGCGGACTCGAGAAGCGGGCATCGAGGTATCGCGCATGA
- a CDS encoding PPOX class F420-dependent oxidoreductase — protein MAPTFTDVYREKYLLLTTFTKDGKPKPTPVWGVPDGDKLLIITDDGSWKTKRINNTPRVTIQKCGVLGKVKGEPVEAVARMLPKSETRRVFDMIIRRYWNHAWYFIPQAILRGGIDKVHAAIEVTAPPADG, from the coding sequence ATGGCCCCCACCTTCACCGACGTCTACCGGGAGAAGTACCTGCTGCTGACGACGTTCACCAAGGACGGCAAGCCCAAGCCCACGCCGGTGTGGGGCGTTCCCGACGGCGACAAGCTGCTGATCATCACCGACGACGGGTCGTGGAAGACCAAGCGGATCAACAACACCCCGAGGGTCACGATCCAGAAGTGCGGTGTGCTCGGCAAGGTCAAGGGTGAACCCGTCGAGGCAGTGGCCAGGATGCTGCCGAAGTCGGAGACCCGGCGGGTGTTCGACATGATCATCCGGCGCTACTGGAACCACGCCTGGTACTTCATCCCGCAGGCGATCCTGCGCGGCGGCATCGACAAGGTGCACGCCGCGATCGAGGTGACGGCCCCGCCCGCCGACGGCTAG